From the Myripristis murdjan chromosome 14, fMyrMur1.1, whole genome shotgun sequence genome, one window contains:
- the vamp2 gene encoding vesicle-associated membrane protein 2 — protein MSAPAAGAPAGPEGGNQPPPNLTSNRRLQQTQAQVDEVVDIMRVNVDKVLERDQKLSELDDRADALQAGASQFETSAAKLKNKYWWKNAKMMIILGVICVIVLIVIIVYFST, from the exons AT GTCTGCCCCAGCCGCTGGCGCCCCTGCAGGACCAGAGGGAGGGAATCAGCCCCCTCCCAACCTCACCAGCAACCGTCGTCTGCAGCAGACACAGGCACAGGTGGATGAG GTGGTGGATATCATGCGTGTAAACGTGGATAAGGTTCTGGAGCGTGATCAGAAGCTGTCAGAACTGGATGACAGGGCTGATGCCCTGCAGGCTGGAGCCTCTCAGTTTGAGACCAGTGCTGCGAAACTGAAGAATAAATACTGGTGGAAGAATGCCAAG ATGATGATTATCCTGGGTGTGATATGCGTGATTGTCCTCATCGTCATTATTG tgtACTTCAGCACCTAA
- the mpp1 gene encoding 55 kDa erythrocyte membrane protein isoform X1, with protein MTLKSNKNEPTVTLEPTNSVRTALSDLYLEQLLQNKQKSEKLAMQTYENKGAEVYTNGSAGHMNGTELTKMKEVAFEKNPSEPMGVTLKLNDKQRCTVARILHGGMIHRQGSLHEGDEIAEINGKSVTNQSVDQLQKILKETNGVVTMKIIPNLQSRSRACEEFVLYQMYMRAQFDYDPAKDDLIPCKEAGMKFQTGDIIQIINKQDPNWWQGRVESCAADFAGLIPSPELQEWRLASKSKAKESSQSCSPFGKKKKCKDKYLAKHSSIFDQLDVISYEEVVRLPAFKRKTLALIGAPGVGRSHIKNALLTRYPDKFAYPAPHTTRPQRKDEENGQDYYFISNEAMTKCISGNELLEYGSFQGSMFGTKIETIQKIHEQGKIALLDIEPQTLKLLRTADFAPLVVFIAPTNTAAQTESLQMIQKESEAILTTYRHFFDVIIVNNDVDESVKGVEEAIERATSTPQWVPVSWVY; from the exons ATGACgttaaaatccaataaaaacgaACCCACGGTCACTCTGGAGCCGACCAACAGCGTCCGGACAGCCCTCTCCGATTTGTACCTGGAGCAGcttcttcaaaacaaacagaagtcTGAAAAG TTGGCTATGCAAACCTATGAGAATAAAGGGGCTGAGGTCTACACCAATGGTAGTGCAGGCCACATGAACGGCACAGAGCTGACCAAGATGAAAGAAGtagcatttgaaaaaaatccttCAGAGCCAATG GGGGTCACTCTGAAACTGAACGACAAGCAGAGGTGCACCGTGGCCAGAATATTGCATGGGGGCATGATCCACAGGCAAG GCTCTTTACATGAAGGGGATGAAATAGCAGAAATCAATGGGAAAAGTGTCACCAACCAATCTGTTGACCAGCTACAAAAGATCCTG AAAGAAACCAATGGTGTAGTCACTATGAAGATCATTCCCAACCTGCAGAGTCGTTCCCGAGCCTGCGAG GAATTTGTTCTTTATCAG ATGTACATGAGGGCCCAGTTTGACTACGACCCTGCCAAGGATGACCTCATCCCGTGCAAAGAGGCAGGCATGAAGTTCCAAACTGGTGACATCATTCAGATCATCAACAAGCAGGACCCCAACTGGTGGCAAGGCAGAGTAGAGAGTTGTGCCGCTGACTTTGCTGGACTCATCCCGTCCCCGGAGCTCCAAGAATG GAGGTTGGCAAGTAAAAGCAAGGCCAAAGAGAGCAGTCAATCCTGCAGCCCCTtcggaaagaagaagaagtgcaAAGACAAGTACCTGGCCAAACACAGCTCCA TTTTTGACCAGCTGGATGTGATCTCTTATGAGGAAGTTGTCAGGCTCCCAGCCTTCAAAAGGAAAACACTGGCACTCATCG GTGCTCCTGGTGTAGGAAGGAGCCAcatcaaaaatgcattattGACCAGATACCCTGACAAGTTTGCCTACCCTGCACCAC ACACCACCAGACCCCAACGTAAGGATGAAGAGAACGGACAAGACTACTATTTTATCTCTAACGAAGCCATGACCAAGTGCATCTCTGGAAATGAGCTACTGGAATATGGCAGCTTCCAGGGAAGTATGTTTGGAACCAAAATCGAGACTATCCAGAAGATCCATGAGCAAGGCAAAATTGCTTTACTGGATATAGAACCACAG ACCTTGAAACTCTTGAGGACTGCTGATTTTGCACCTCTTGTGGTGTTCATCGCGCCCACCAACACAGCTGCCCAG ACGGAATCCctgcagatgatccagaagGAGTCAGAGGCCATCCTGACCACATACAGACACTTCTTCGATGTAATTATTGTCAACAATGATGTTGATGAAAGTGTCAAAGGAGTAGAAGAGGCCATTGAGCGTGCCACCTCCACCCCGCAGTGGGTGCCTGTATCGTGGGTGTACTGA
- the mpp1 gene encoding 55 kDa erythrocyte membrane protein isoform X2 yields the protein MTLKSNKNEPTVTLEPTNSVRTALSDLYLEQLLQNKQKSEKLAMQTYENKGAEVYTNGSAGHMNGTELTKMKEVAFEKNPSEPMGVTLKLNDKQRCTVARILHGGMIHRQGSLHEGDEIAEINGKSVTNQSVDQLQKILKETNGVVTMKIIPNLQSRSRACEMYMRAQFDYDPAKDDLIPCKEAGMKFQTGDIIQIINKQDPNWWQGRVESCAADFAGLIPSPELQEWRLASKSKAKESSQSCSPFGKKKKCKDKYLAKHSSIFDQLDVISYEEVVRLPAFKRKTLALIGAPGVGRSHIKNALLTRYPDKFAYPAPHTTRPQRKDEENGQDYYFISNEAMTKCISGNELLEYGSFQGSMFGTKIETIQKIHEQGKIALLDIEPQTLKLLRTADFAPLVVFIAPTNTAAQTESLQMIQKESEAILTTYRHFFDVIIVNNDVDESVKGVEEAIERATSTPQWVPVSWVY from the exons ATGACgttaaaatccaataaaaacgaACCCACGGTCACTCTGGAGCCGACCAACAGCGTCCGGACAGCCCTCTCCGATTTGTACCTGGAGCAGcttcttcaaaacaaacagaagtcTGAAAAG TTGGCTATGCAAACCTATGAGAATAAAGGGGCTGAGGTCTACACCAATGGTAGTGCAGGCCACATGAACGGCACAGAGCTGACCAAGATGAAAGAAGtagcatttgaaaaaaatccttCAGAGCCAATG GGGGTCACTCTGAAACTGAACGACAAGCAGAGGTGCACCGTGGCCAGAATATTGCATGGGGGCATGATCCACAGGCAAG GCTCTTTACATGAAGGGGATGAAATAGCAGAAATCAATGGGAAAAGTGTCACCAACCAATCTGTTGACCAGCTACAAAAGATCCTG AAAGAAACCAATGGTGTAGTCACTATGAAGATCATTCCCAACCTGCAGAGTCGTTCCCGAGCCTGCGAG ATGTACATGAGGGCCCAGTTTGACTACGACCCTGCCAAGGATGACCTCATCCCGTGCAAAGAGGCAGGCATGAAGTTCCAAACTGGTGACATCATTCAGATCATCAACAAGCAGGACCCCAACTGGTGGCAAGGCAGAGTAGAGAGTTGTGCCGCTGACTTTGCTGGACTCATCCCGTCCCCGGAGCTCCAAGAATG GAGGTTGGCAAGTAAAAGCAAGGCCAAAGAGAGCAGTCAATCCTGCAGCCCCTtcggaaagaagaagaagtgcaAAGACAAGTACCTGGCCAAACACAGCTCCA TTTTTGACCAGCTGGATGTGATCTCTTATGAGGAAGTTGTCAGGCTCCCAGCCTTCAAAAGGAAAACACTGGCACTCATCG GTGCTCCTGGTGTAGGAAGGAGCCAcatcaaaaatgcattattGACCAGATACCCTGACAAGTTTGCCTACCCTGCACCAC ACACCACCAGACCCCAACGTAAGGATGAAGAGAACGGACAAGACTACTATTTTATCTCTAACGAAGCCATGACCAAGTGCATCTCTGGAAATGAGCTACTGGAATATGGCAGCTTCCAGGGAAGTATGTTTGGAACCAAAATCGAGACTATCCAGAAGATCCATGAGCAAGGCAAAATTGCTTTACTGGATATAGAACCACAG ACCTTGAAACTCTTGAGGACTGCTGATTTTGCACCTCTTGTGGTGTTCATCGCGCCCACCAACACAGCTGCCCAG ACGGAATCCctgcagatgatccagaagGAGTCAGAGGCCATCCTGACCACATACAGACACTTCTTCGATGTAATTATTGTCAACAATGATGTTGATGAAAGTGTCAAAGGAGTAGAAGAGGCCATTGAGCGTGCCACCTCCACCCCGCAGTGGGTGCCTGTATCGTGGGTGTACTGA